The DNA window ACCACGCGGATTAACAACCTGACAGAACACATGCGAACTCACAAAAAGGACTACTCAAGTCGCCGCGGCTTGTTGTCCTTGGTAAGCCGCCGAAGGCGGTTGTTGGACTATCTGCGACGGATCGATCCGCAGCGATATCTCGACATCATCGGCAAACTCGGAATTCGTAAGTAGGTCGGCCTTGTGGGTGAGAGGGGGGGTAGCCTCTTTGCTCGCCCTTCCTGGTCTTTTGCCGTCCTTATATTGATCGCCATTGGGCGCCGCGGGTGGGATCCCGCCGCGCTGCCGTCTTCTCGCGAATTCGGTAGCCTCTGGGCATACGGCTTCGCGACATGGCGAGCATTCGCTCGCTGTCGAATCTTTTGATCGCCCGTCTGCGGCGACTGTAGTCTTGTCGTTTGGCCCCTTGTTAAAGGGTCATTCCTCAGGGCGGTCGTTGTAGTTTTTGGAGGCGATTCCCTTGCTCCCCTCGCTTCGTCGCCTGAACGCATTTATGAAGGCGAAACGTCTGTGAAGGTTCGCGTAGAAAAACAAATTGGCCGCAGTACTCTCTCTTTAGAAACTGGATATCTTGCCAAGCAGGCCGCTGGCTGTGTGATTGTCCAGTACGGCGATACCGTCGTGTTGACCGCGACGGCGACGGGTCCGCCGCGACCGGGTATCGATTTCTTTCCGTTGACGTGTGATTATCGCGAACGGACTGCAGCTGCCGGTAAATTCCCCGGTGGCTTTATCAAACGAGAAGGTCGCCCCACGACCAAAGAAACGCTCACGGCGCGCTTGATCGATCGTCCGATCCGCCCGTCGTTTTCCGCTGGATTTAACGACGAAGTCCAGATCCAGAGCTTTGTGCTCTCTAGCGACAAAGCCCACGACGGCGATGTGCTCGCCATGAATGGCGCTGCCGCAGCCTGTCTGATTTCCCCCATGCCGTTCGAAGGCCCGCTGGCCTCCGTTCGTGTGGGTCGCATCGATGGCGAATTTTTGCCCTTCCCCACGCAGGATGAGCTGGAAGAAAGCGATCTCGATCTGATCGTTTCCGGCAGCGAATCCGCCGTGTTGATGATCGAAGGCTTCGCCCGCGAATTGCCCGAGCAGGAAATGGGCGATGCGATTGCATACGCCCATAGCGTCATCAAAGAAATCTGCGCCCTGCAGCGTGAACTGTACGCCCAGTTGGACGTGCAGAAAGCGCCGTACACGCCGCCCGTCGACGATGGCCTGATGGGCAAAATGCGGGATCGTTATTACAACGACTTCCGCTCCGCCAAGCAGACCTCGGGCAAGCATGATCGGGCCGACGCGGTTAGCGCTCTCAAAGAACGCGCCCTGGCCGAAATGATCCCGGATCCTGCGGCCGAAGGCGCCATCGAGATCAATCGTTTCAGGAAAGTCTGGCACGACCTCGAAGAAGCCGTGATTCGCGACCTGATCCTGTCAGGTGTGCGAGCCGACGGTCGTGGTCCCAAAGACCTGCGTAACATCGAATGTGCGGTCGACATCCTGCCCCGCGTTCACGGTTCGGCCGTGTTCCAGCGTGGGGAAACCCAGGCGTTGATCACCATTACCCTGGGCACCGCCCGCGATGAACAGCGGGTCGACGGTCTGCTCGACGAGTATTCCAAAAAGTTCATGCTCGATTACAACTTCCCGTCCTTCTCGGTTGGCGAATGCCGTCCGATTCGTGGTCCGGGTCGTCGTGAAATTGGTCATGGAGCCCTGGCGGAACGCAGCGTGAACCCGGTGTTGCCGGGTCCTGATGAATTCCCTTATACGATCCGCGTGATCTCCGACATTCTGGAATCGAACGGCTCGTCCTCGATGGCCAGCGTCTGCGGCGCCACCCTCGGTTTGATGGCGGCCGGCGTGCCGATCAGCAATCCGGTGGCCGGCATCTCGGTCGGTCTGGTCAAAGAATCCGACGACAAGTGGACCCTGCTCACCGATATCATCGGCGACGAAGACCACTTCGGCGATATGGATTTCAAGATCGCCGGAACGCAAAACGGCATCACGGGCATCCAGCTTGACCTGAAGATCAACGGCATCAGCGAAGAAATCATTCGCGCCACGATGGCCCAATCGCGTGAAACGCGTATTGAAATTCTCCGCAAAATGCTGACCGCGATTCGCGCTCCGCGTGAGGAGATTTCTCCCTGGGCGCCGCGTCTGCTTCGCACCAAGATCGACTCGGACAAAATCGGCATGCTCATTGGACCCGGCGGACGCAATATCCGCAGCATCCAGGAGACGACCGGCTGTACGATCGAAGTCGAAGAAGACGGCACCGTGCTCATCGCCAGCACCAGTCGTGAATGGGCCGAAGCAGCCCTGCAGCAGATCGAAGCCTGCACCGCCACGGTACAGATCGGCCGGATTTACGACGGCCGCGTGACCAGCATCAAGGACTTCGGCGCCTTTGTTGAAATCCTGCCCGGTCGCGATGGTCTCTGCCACATCAGCGAATTGTCGAACGAATATGTCAGCAGCGTTGCCGATATCTTCGCCGTCGGCGACGAGATGAAAGTGCTGGTGATCGACGTCGACGAGCAAAGCCGAGTCAAACTCAGCCGCCGACGCGCCCTCGAGGAACTCAACCTCGAAGACGATGTGGTGCCGAAGGCTGGCGAAGAAGGCGCTGCTCCCCGTCGCCCGCGTGAAGAACGCAGCGGTGGCGAACGCAGCGGCGGCGGCGACCGAGGCGGTCGTGATCGCGGCCCCCGCGGCGGTGGCGGCGGCGGTGGCGGACGTCGTCGTTAAGAGCTGACTCTAAGCTCAGGTCTTTTCCTGCGGCTCGGCTCGATAAAAACAGGCCGCCGGGCGTTACGCCATGCGGCCAGCCTTGCCCCCTGCGGCTGGGGCCACTGCAAGCACAGCGAACCCGCCCCCGATCAGTCGGGTGCGGGTTTTTTTCGTTTTCCACTCGCCCTGCACTTCACCTGCAGGGAACGCCCTGGCGTAAACAATTTGGGGCCGGCTGTCACGGGTATCCTGCCCGGTGGCTGGCGTCTGCGGGTGAGTTTTCTGGTTCTACATGGAGGGGTTTTGTCCGTGAATGAGAACACGGTCCACATCCTGCTGGTCGAGGATGACGAGGTAAGCGCCGAAGCGGTCGAACGCGCCTTCCGCAAGGCCCGCATCGCTAACCCGATTCATCTAACGCGCGACGGTATCGAGGCGCTCGACAAACTCCGCGGTAACGGCGTGGAGCCGATTCCTCGCCCTTATATTATTCTGCTGGATCTCAACATGCCGCGGATGAACGGCCTGGAGTTTCTGGAAGAATTGCGGAGCGATCCCGAGCTGAAACGCAGCATCGTGTTTGTGCTGACGACCTCGTCGGCGGATCGCGATCGGCTGGCGGCCTACGATCAATTCGTGGCCGGGTATGTCGTGAAGTCGAAAGTGGGCGACGACTTTATGAACTTCATCAGCATGCTCGACCACTACTGGCGGGTCGTCGAGTTTCCCCCGCGGGATTGAACGGCCGAGAGGAAGAAGCCTGCGGCCAGGTCGAGTGGTTCCAAAAGAGGAAGAATGAGCAGTCGCCAGCTCCACCAGGAATGAATGAGTACGAACTTATGCGAAAGGCCAGGGCGATCGGTTGATCGCCCTGGCCTCTCTTGTTCCCTGAGGCCGGAGCGGCTGGAAAGCCGCTCCGACGCTCAGTATAAAGCTTCGCCGTGAAGCGCCCGCTGGCATGGTTGACCCAGAAACCAAAACCAGCGAGTTGAATGCTTCTACCCAGGAGGGAGGGTAGGATCGATTTCCCGCAATATCGATCCAGACGGCGAAACTTCAAATGGTTCGAGTAAGGAAGGCATGATCAGCGGCGGGCGCGGGGCCGGCGGGGGTTCGACGGCGGCCAGCGACTTGACCACTTCCAGCAGGCCGGTGGTGCGGCGTCCCTTGACCAGCACCACGTCGCCGTTCCCTAGCGTTGCTTTCAAATGTTCGGCGGCGGCTGCGGTTGAATCGTACACGCCCGATTGCGACTGCGGCATGCCGGCCTGGCGGGCGGCGGCCACCAGCGTTTCGGCCTGAGCTCCCCAGGCGGCCAGTTGATCGGCGCCGCAATGGGTGATAATCTCGGCGCCAAAGCGTTCCGCTTGCGTGGGATCGTCTTCGAGATCGCCGCACAGCACAATGCGTCGTCCGCCGCGCATTTCGCGGAGCAGCTGCATGGCGGCCTGCATGGCGGCCACGTTGGAGCTGCCGGAGTCGTCGATGATCACCCACTTCCCGTTGTCAATAATCTGGCATCCCACCGGCGTCGTGGCGTAGCCTCGCAGCGCGGCGGCGATCTGGTCGTCGCTTTGCCCCATCAGGCGTCCCACGGCGATCGCGCTCAGGGCCGCGTTCAGGTGGTGGCGTCCCCAGACGTTCAGTTCAAAGGTCTGGCCGTCGACCACAAAGGACAGCTTTCCTCCACCGCTGGTTACATGCTCGGCGACCAGGTCGTTGTCCGAGTTCCGGCCGACCCAGACCACGCAGGCGTCGGTTTTTTCCGCAATACGGCGCAGGTACGGATCATCGCCGTTGAGGACGGCCCAGCCGTCGTCGTGCAGTGAATCGAGGACGCCCTGTTCGCCCGCGTAGTGGAACTGGTAACGCTGGCCCGGTCGGGGGCTGGCGCTCATCAGTACAGCAATTTGCGGCTCACACAGCCGTGCTGCGGCCTGCAGGTCGCCGGGCGTTTGTCCGGACATTTCCAGCAAGGCGTAGTCCGAATCGGGATCCAGGTCCAGCAGCGCCAGCAACGCGCCCTGTTCGGGATCTTCAGAGCGGAGATCGTGCGTACCCAGCAGCGACGGCGACAGGACGGCGTCGATCATGCTGCGGGCGGTTGTTTTGCCGACCGTCCCGGCGATGGAAATCAGCCGGCCGCCAAAGCGGCGACGATTCCAGGCGGCCAGTTTCCACATCGCCCAGCGGGCGTCTTCGACTTCAATACTAAAGCAGCCGGACCACGGTTCTAAGGAGCGGCCGGAAACCACGGCGCCCAAAGCGCCGGCGCCAAAGGCCTGTTCGGCCAGCAGGCCTTCGCCAGCGGAACCCGGCAGGCTCCAGTACAGATCGCCGGCCCGGGCGGACTGGCTGTCGACGATAATGCGCGCAATCGGCTCGAGTTCGCCGCCCAATGGAGGCAACGCGCCGTAGCGCAGGCGGCCCCCAATCACGGCGGCCACATCGCGGATGCACAGGTCGTTTAACATGGTACTCAATAAACAGAATTGTACGGAGGGCGTCGGGCCAGTGGGTCTGACCCGACGGAGGGCCGGCGACAACAGCCGCCTGGCCTTACAGCGGGAACCTAGTTGTCGTCGGCCGAAAAACGACGGACGCGAAAGGGCGCCGGTTTGGATTTCTCCTGGCGGGCTCCCAGATCGTAGAGCCAGTCGCGGGCGGTCTGGCGATCATCGAACGGCTGCTCGACCCCGCCGATTCGCTGAATCAGCTGCTGGCCTTTGCCGGCGATCAGCACGGCGTCGCCCGGTTTGGCCTTTTCCAGGGCCATGTAAATCGCTTCGGCGCGATCGGGCAACAGGTGGGCTTTTTCGGGATTCTGGTAGCCGTCGAGAATGTCGTGTGCGATTTGCATTTGACTCTCGCGGCCTGGGTTGTTGCTGGTGATCACGGTCCAGTCAGAACCCCGTTCGGCCACGCGGCCGAGCAGCGGGCGATGATCCTGGTCCCGGTCCCCTTCGGCGCCGAACACGCAGAAGATCCGGCCGCGGGTGACAGCCCGCAGCGAGTGCAGGGCGGCCGCCAGGGCGTGCGGCGAACAGGCGTTATCGACATGCACCGAGAACGACTGGCCGCACTCGATCCGTTCCATTCGGCCCGGCAGGGCGTCGAGAGTTTCCAGTCCCCGCACGACCGACGCCAGGTCCAGGCCCGACACCAGACCGACCGCGGAGGCGGTCAGGCAGTTATAGATATGGTGGTCGCCAATCATCCGCGTCCGCACGGCGGCGGTTTCGGAACCGGCCGACAGCAGAAAGGTCTGCTCGCTGGCGGAACGTTCCAGCACCTGGGCCGTAATCTCGGCTTCGCGTTTCATGCCGATGGTGATCGTGGGGCAGTCGATCTCTTCCAGCAATTTGTAGCTGACCGGATCGTCGGCGTTGACGACGGCAAAGCCATGCGGCTTGAGCTGTTTGAAAATGCGGGCCTTGGCTTTGCGATAATTGATGATCGAGCCATGTTCTTCGATATGGTCCCGACGGACGTTCGTCAGCACCGCGGCGTCCAGTTCCAGGCCGGCCGTGCGGCGCTGGGCCAGGGCGTCGCTGGATATTTCCACCACGGCGTCGGTGCAGCCGTTAGCCGCCATCCGCTGCATCCACATCGCCAGCTGGGGCGCTGCGGGAGTCGTCAGGGAGGCGGGCTCCGGCTTCACGCCGTCGCTGTATCCCAGGCTGCTGGTGAAGCCCACGCCCCGACCGCCGGCTTCCAGGACGGAAGCGATCAGCATCGAGGTTGCCGTTTTACCGTTGGTCCCGGTCACGCCGTAAACCCGCATCCGATCGGAAGGCGAACCTGCCAGGCGATGACAGATGCGGCCGAACGCTTCGCGAGTGTCGTCGACCACACAGACCGGCGCGCCGGCAACCAGGGGACGTTCGGTCAGCAGGGCCGTGGCGCCGCGATCAATGGCCTGGGCCACTTCGTCGTGCCCGTCGCCGTCGGCGTCCACAATCGCCACGAACA is part of the Lignipirellula cremea genome and encodes:
- a CDS encoding Mur ligase family protein produces the protein MLNDLCIRDVAAVIGGRLRYGALPPLGGELEPIARIIVDSQSARAGDLYWSLPGSAGEGLLAEQAFGAGALGAVVSGRSLEPWSGCFSIEVEDARWAMWKLAAWNRRRFGGRLISIAGTVGKTTARSMIDAVLSPSLLGTHDLRSEDPEQGALLALLDLDPDSDYALLEMSGQTPGDLQAAARLCEPQIAVLMSASPRPGQRYQFHYAGEQGVLDSLHDDGWAVLNGDDPYLRRIAEKTDACVVWVGRNSDNDLVAEHVTSGGGKLSFVVDGQTFELNVWGRHHLNAALSAIAVGRLMGQSDDQIAAALRGYATTPVGCQIIDNGKWVIIDDSGSSNVAAMQAAMQLLREMRGGRRIVLCGDLEDDPTQAERFGAEIITHCGADQLAAWGAQAETLVAAARQAGMPQSQSGVYDSTAAAAEHLKATLGNGDVVLVKGRRTTGLLEVVKSLAAVEPPPAPRPPLIMPSLLEPFEVSPSGSILREIDPTLPPG
- the rpsO gene encoding 30S ribosomal protein S15; this translates as MTITKECKQEVIQDFRKADTDTGSPEVQIAILTTRINNLTEHMRTHKKDYSSRRGLLSLVSRRRRLLDYLRRIDPQRYLDIIGKLGIRK
- the pnp gene encoding polyribonucleotide nucleotidyltransferase, with amino-acid sequence MKVRVEKQIGRSTLSLETGYLAKQAAGCVIVQYGDTVVLTATATGPPRPGIDFFPLTCDYRERTAAAGKFPGGFIKREGRPTTKETLTARLIDRPIRPSFSAGFNDEVQIQSFVLSSDKAHDGDVLAMNGAAAACLISPMPFEGPLASVRVGRIDGEFLPFPTQDELEESDLDLIVSGSESAVLMIEGFARELPEQEMGDAIAYAHSVIKEICALQRELYAQLDVQKAPYTPPVDDGLMGKMRDRYYNDFRSAKQTSGKHDRADAVSALKERALAEMIPDPAAEGAIEINRFRKVWHDLEEAVIRDLILSGVRADGRGPKDLRNIECAVDILPRVHGSAVFQRGETQALITITLGTARDEQRVDGLLDEYSKKFMLDYNFPSFSVGECRPIRGPGRREIGHGALAERSVNPVLPGPDEFPYTIRVISDILESNGSSSMASVCGATLGLMAAGVPISNPVAGISVGLVKESDDKWTLLTDIIGDEDHFGDMDFKIAGTQNGITGIQLDLKINGISEEIIRATMAQSRETRIEILRKMLTAIRAPREEISPWAPRLLRTKIDSDKIGMLIGPGGRNIRSIQETTGCTIEVEEDGTVLIASTSREWAEAALQQIEACTATVQIGRIYDGRVTSIKDFGAFVEILPGRDGLCHISELSNEYVSSVADIFAVGDEMKVLVIDVDEQSRVKLSRRRALEELNLEDDVVPKAGEEGAAPRRPREERSGGERSGGGDRGGRDRGPRGGGGGGGGRRR
- a CDS encoding UDP-N-acetylmuramoyl-L-alanyl-D-glutamate--2,6-diaminopimelate ligase; the encoded protein is MLQTRNRAGVSLREILPEARIFGADDIRITSCSGNAQECQPGDLFVAIVDADGDGHDEVAQAIDRGATALLTERPLVAGAPVCVVDDTREAFGRICHRLAGSPSDRMRVYGVTGTNGKTATSMLIASVLEAGGRGVGFTSSLGYSDGVKPEPASLTTPAAPQLAMWMQRMAANGCTDAVVEISSDALAQRRTAGLELDAAVLTNVRRDHIEEHGSIINYRKAKARIFKQLKPHGFAVVNADDPVSYKLLEEIDCPTITIGMKREAEITAQVLERSASEQTFLLSAGSETAAVRTRMIGDHHIYNCLTASAVGLVSGLDLASVVRGLETLDALPGRMERIECGQSFSVHVDNACSPHALAAALHSLRAVTRGRIFCVFGAEGDRDQDHRPLLGRVAERGSDWTVITSNNPGRESQMQIAHDILDGYQNPEKAHLLPDRAEAIYMALEKAKPGDAVLIAGKGQQLIQRIGGVEQPFDDRQTARDWLYDLGARQEKSKPAPFRVRRFSADDN
- a CDS encoding response regulator, translated to MNENTVHILLVEDDEVSAEAVERAFRKARIANPIHLTRDGIEALDKLRGNGVEPIPRPYIILLDLNMPRMNGLEFLEELRSDPELKRSIVFVLTTSSADRDRLAAYDQFVAGYVVKSKVGDDFMNFISMLDHYWRVVEFPPRD